accaaagccccatatactacccaccactgcaacctgtacgctctcgttggctggccctcgcttcatactcatcaccaaacccactggctccaggtcatctacaaaaccctgctaggtaaagtcccccttatctcagctcactggtcaccatagcagcacccacctgtagcacgcgctccagcaggtatatatatctctctggtcacccccaaaaccaattcttcctttggccgcctctccttccagttctctgctgccaatgactggaacgaactacaaaaatctctgaaactggaaacacttatctccctcactagctttaagcaccagctgccagagcagctcacagattattgcccctgtacatagcccatctataatttagccctcctttgcaccccattatttatatctctaccttgcacattcttccatggCAAATATACAATTCtcgtgttttacttgctatattgtatttacttcgccaccatggccttttctttttttttttgcctttaccccCCTTATCTCATCTCATTTGCTcatattgtatatagacttatttttctactgtattatgagtgtttgagtgtttgttttactccatgtgtaactctgtggtgttgtatgtgtcgaactgcattgctttatcttggccaggtcgcaattgtaaatgagaacttgttctcaacttgcctacctggttaaataaatgtgatataatttttttttttaagtagagCATCATGGAACACCACCCACAATAATATTACGTCATACGGCCTAAACCAGGAAGTAAGAAATATCAACAATCAGGCCAGAGCGAGAAGAGTGACGCGATCGCCTTTTGGCGTTTAACATTTTAAAAGGACCTTTATTGCTATATAGTTTAGAATCGCAGAATGTCCGTGTTTGGGAAGCTGTTCGGCGGTGGGGGCAAAGGGGGTAAAGGGCCAAGTGCACAAGAGGCGATTCAGAAGCTCCGAGAGACCGAGGAAATGTTAACGAAGAAACAGGAATTTCTAGAGAAAAAGATTGACCAGGAACTCATTACTGCGAAGAAAAACGGAACTAAAAACAAACGGGGTGAGTCGCCAACTAACATCACATATGAATTTTCACGATTGTTGTCTAACTTGGCTAGCTAAATaagctagctaactaacgttaaaGTTCGTCTGATTTGTTAGCTAGCTGCCAGCTAGCCAACTTTCCGAAAAACCACACCTGTCACTGTATAGTCAGGTTGCCAATCTCGCCCTACCTCGTTGCACCAACTGTGTTAGAACAGCTAATATGCATTATACCCGTTTTTTTTAAAGGAAGGTTTTGTGTGACTGGTATCAAAAGTCTAGGTCTGGCTACACCTACAGCTAGTGAATCAACATTTGTCAAATGGCATCGTGTGACGGGGATTTTGTGAGTCATGAATTTGCACTCAATGCCTGCTTGTCAAAAGAAGGGAAGGGGGCATCCATTCAGTCAGTATGAAGTTAGCAGTTTTAATTTCCCGACATTTAAATCATTGGGATTCCAACACACCCTGTTATAGGGCCTGTAGTGATGATTAGTTACCTAATAGCTGATAGAGGCTCCAAGTGACTTCTAGCATTCTTCACTGACAGTGGTGTTCATAACAGGCTTTTGATGTAATAGTGAGTGGTTACGCATTTACTCACAATAAAGTCCTGGGCATTCAGAAACACTGTGACCATGACTCACTTCCACTGTCTTCACATACTAACCAAGCCCCCCATGAAAGTCGACTTTGCTCATGATCATGGTGTTCTCATGTAGTGTTTTAATGCTCTAAACCTATTTTACCTACACAGTGACTCAATTCTTGCTAGTGTTTATTTCCCATGTTCTTTACAACAAATGCTATGTTTCCATCACAAACATTAAATTACATTTAGGCAATGCTTTTATCCAAATGACTTAATCattgtgtgcatacattttatgtaCCGGtagtcccaggaatcaaacccactaacCTCTTTTTCATTTTCACTATGCAAAGCGGCCCTGCAGGCCTTGAAAAGGAAGAAGCGGTATGAGAAGCAGCTTACCCAGATTGATGGCACATTGTCCACCATCGAGTTCCAGAGAGAGGCGCTGGAAAATGCTAACACCAACACTGAAGTGCTCAAGAACATGGGCTTTGCTGCCAAGGCAATGAAGGCTGCCCATGAAAACATGTAAGCGGTGGCACACTACTTGTTTATTAGCTTTGGTCAGGCACTCATACAGCTCTTGTATTAATTCAAATCTCTATGTTCCATCTATTGTTGTGTTTTAGGGACATAGACAAAGTAGATGACTTGATGCAAGACATCACTGAGCAGCAGGAGCTAGCGCAAGAGATCTCGGATGCCATCTCGAAACCTGTAGGCTTTGGAGAGGAGTTTGATGAGGTATGTGACATGAACATGTCTGAACATTGTTCTTGATTTGGCTTTCATCGGTGCTGTTAGTTTAATAGTTGACCAGATATCACAGAGCCTGGATGTTCTGATTGTCTTGCATCATAGGATGAACTCCTAGCAGAGTTGGATGAGCTGGAACAAGAGGAATTGGACAAAAACTTGCTGGAGATTGGCGGGACAGAAAATGTCCCTCTACCCAATGTGCCTTCTACTTCATTACCCTCAAGACCTGGTGAGTGCTTTGTAATATGCAATAAAACATGTGATTTCTCCAATGGAACATTTTATTCCATGGTTACTATCCcaacagtacatgaaataactactTGATCTCTTGTTCTTAATTTCTATAAAACATCTATATTTGCAACTTTTACACAAGTAATTCACAATTTTTGCatgcctatttattttttatttttagccaagaaggaggatgaagatgaacATGACATGGAGGACTTACAGCGCTGGGCGATGGAGGCTAACTAGTTGCATTACTGACACCACCTGTTGtagaggggaagaaaggactAATTGAATATGGTTGTTTTGTGTCCGAGAGCCAACCATCTTCTAAAACTAACACTAGAAAGGCCAATGCTGTAGGTTCTGTTTCCAGCCCAAAACCAGAGAAAGGTTACCATGGCCTTCCATTAAAAGAGGAAGTTCAGAAGCTGTATAGAAGCTATAAACAGGATGTTTGAATCACATAATGTCTTTGGAAATTTCTACCAAAAAGTTTGAGCATAATTGTTTGGCAGTGATTGTACTATCACTGAACTGTTCTATTGTCTTTGATGCTATGAACTTCACTGAAAGGCAAACATTTGTTTTTAATACATGGGCGTTGCAATGTCTCTCTTTCCAACTTAAACATATTTACCGTGTGGTGGGTGTGGGCTGGATATATTTATTCACCTTTACTATTTGTTTGTAGTTTCTCCCAAAATAAGATGGAAATATGAGCATGCTCTCATGGTAATGTTTAGAAGGGTctattttctggattgtttttctGAATTTGGTTTTACATATTTTTTCCCCCTATCAACATTTTGGTGATTCCCATCTACTAAGCATCTTCACCATGTGGCCCTTGCTATTTGATGTAAATATCTAAATAATTTATATTTTTTCTGTTACAGAAGGTTTTCTTCATGTTGTGCTAAGCATGCAATGAGGGAAAACATAATTTCTCTGAAGCTGTGCATTGTATTATGAACCCCAACCAGTTATGTTCTCTGTGTCATTTCTGAAAGGGTTCATTTTGAATTATATAGGTTTGGGGAAAAATAACCATCTCAACTGCAGGGGGGAAAAAATAGACTTCATGGTTTGTCATGATTAGACTAGTAGATACAGTATCAACATTTGGGGTTTGAAGAttacttttattttatattttttacaaaatgtattttttttttacataggaAAAGAATATTCACAAGGATAAGCATGTTTGCATTTCAATGGTTTAATTGTCCAGATGAGAATATTATTTGGAAAATAATTAAAGTTGTTGATTATTTTGTGGTGCAGGTTGTTTTTCTTGGTTAGGCatcagtgtacaaaacaataagATAATATGTGAATTCAAAACTCAATAAAGTAGGAAATCTTTATTTTgttagtttgaaatatttttcaGGTGTTTGTTAAATGTTGGTTAATGTGTCTGATTTGCAATCATTGGCCGTTGGTGTCATTTAAGATGGTGTTATTTATactacagcatattggatgactgtcattcatattccattcacccagctcattgaaacattgataggtttaggctactacatgatacattTTGGAGTAGCTACagcctagcctatgaatgaaagtttacaacgtagttGCACAGGTCAAGATACATTTTAGTAATCAAGGTGAAAGAtaatgacacattcaataccgccttccACAATATTGCcagcatctagctgatctatTGTGTGATCATTAGTCTAaaagttgcaaacgagagttttaACAGAATCTGCAGAATGAATCCACCCCTGATCacatgcaaacacagttcacAAGTAAGTGAAGTGAAAAAAATGTGAAATATAGCTCTCTTGCTTCGCCTTCACTTTTTAATAATTTTTGTTTCTTTGCTCTTTGAGTTAGCTACTCACCACATTGtatgcagtgctagctagctgtagcttatgctttcagtagtAGATACATACTTTGATTGGGTGGATACCAtttcagttcatgctgcaagagctctgataggttggaggatgtcctccggaagttgtcaaaATCACTTTGAAAGTATATGGAAGTGGGTGAGAAccacgagcctcctaggttttgaattgaagtcaatgtacccagaggaggacggaaactagctgtcctccggcgaCACCATGGTGCAGAGTGCTGTTAGGACTACTGTAAAACTTCATTGCAAATCAGTGTTTTAATCAATGATTTGGTGATAATATATTTAGTGTAGTtttatctaataataataataatatatgccatttagcagacgcttttatccaaagcgacttacagtcatgtgtgcatacattctacgtatctaaaaaggataactttaatGTTCCACTAATTTTTATATAGGAGATGTAAGACAGCTCAGGAATTATTTGTACTTTTGTTTTACACATTTAACCCAATTTTTGGGGACGCAAATCTACATGCATACAGGTTACCTATAGAtgagtcctgtgacacttgtggggaggGGCTGTACCGGTAAAACATGAGCCTATCACAATTAATACCACATGCCTAAAAAAACTATAGGgcattacacctttatttaacattaCTGCATGTCAGCCGCATGAAAAATGTGCAAATTGACTGGTAACCGGTTGGTTTTCAGctccatctttcatcgaatcagatggctaATTCATCataaaaccatttgatgttgccaattatttttatgattacttcattggcaaagtgggaaaATTTAGTCAGGAAATGCCAACATCGAACAGTGAGTCATTGTTTTTATGCATTAAAAAaactaataatgaaagaaaagtatTGCAAGttagaattttgtaaagttaatGTGGGAGAGGGTGAAAAATTCTTAGCAATCAATATTGACAAACCTGGCATTGACAGCTTAAATAGAAAGCTACTggggatggtagctgactctatagccactcctttctgtcatatctttaatctgagcctagaggaaagtctgtcctcaggcctggagggaagccaaagtaattctgctacccaagagtggtaaagcagccTTTGCTGGTTCCAACAGCAGATCAATAAGCTTgatgccagctcttagcaaactgttgggaaaaaaattgtgtttgaccaaatactaTGCTATTTCTCTGCAAACAAATTAACaccagactttcagcatgcttatagagaagagcactcaacatgtactgcactgacacaaattactgattggttgaaagaaattgataataagaagattgtgggaactgtactgttagatttcagtgcagcctttgatatcaTTGACCATATCTTGTTgagaaaacgtatgtgttatggcttttcaacctctgccatatcgtggattcagagctatctatctaatagaactcagagggttgttttctttaatggaaacTTCTCTAATGTCAACCATGTAatgtgtggtgtaccgcagggcagctctctaggccctctgctgttttctatttttaccagttacctgccactggcattaaacaaagcatgtgtgtccatgtacagTATGCTGaggattcaaccatatacgcaaCAGCAACCACAgataatgaagtcactgaaacccttaacaaagagttgtagtctgttttggaatgggtggccaatAATAAATTgttcctgaacatctctaaaactaagagcattgtatttggtacaaatcattccctaagttctagacttcagctgaatctggtaatgaatggtgtggctgttgaactaGTTGAGAGGACTAAATTAattggcgttaccttagattgtaaactgtcatggtcaaaacatatagattcaatggttgtaaaga
Above is a genomic segment from Oncorhynchus gorbuscha isolate QuinsamMale2020 ecotype Even-year linkage group LG10, OgorEven_v1.0, whole genome shotgun sequence containing:
- the LOC124045730 gene encoding charged multivesicular body protein 4b-like, translated to MSVFGKLFGGGGKGGKGPSAQEAIQKLRETEEMLTKKQEFLEKKIDQELITAKKNGTKNKRAALQALKRKKRYEKQLTQIDGTLSTIEFQREALENANTNTEVLKNMGFAAKAMKAAHENMDIDKVDDLMQDITEQQELAQEISDAISKPVGFGEEFDEDELLAELDELEQEELDKNLLEIGGTENVPLPNVPSTSLPSRPAKKEDEDEHDMEDLQRWAMEAN